In the Nicotiana tabacum cultivar K326 chromosome 16, ASM71507v2, whole genome shotgun sequence genome, one interval contains:
- the LOC107797604 gene encoding putative serine/threonine-protein kinase At1g54610, with translation MGCAQAKPSMHSPPRGLEQLKLESGYVARDDQHVRPRRSTGQRPHEQREKNNARRLSYDHAYRDIIHERNLATTRKSTKTAIHEEELIDGWPKWLVDNIPREALAGLVPKSADSYDKIDKVGSGTYSNVYRARDRDTGKIVALKKVRFDTSEPESIKFMAREIMILQKLDHPNIIKLEGLATSRMQYSLYIVFEYMQSDLTSIISRPDMRLSEAQIKCYMQQLLEGLQHCHERGILHRDIKGSNLLIDKNGMLKIADFGLANYFNPEKKRSLTSRVVTLWYRAPELLLGATDYGIGIDLWSAGCLMAEMFAGRPILPGRTEVEQLHKIFKLCGTPTEDYWRKTKLSTTFRPPYTYRSNKKEAFRHFPVSSWRLLNVLLALDPANRGSASSAVQDEFFRTSPLACELSELPVVHKEDPETVLVLERRRHKIQQRSQSQKERKKKIIEAEETKPDNAGSYKEPKKSRVTTVFTLLEPGSTTTTTTSTSSSTSKPTEKEIETPQSSPRSTESDPNATRNINNRPPLPNARRSRANNSKKDAMNRLSRVQRSQSTKDFRDLDHKKFHKLRDVVE, from the exons ATGGGGTGTGCTCAAGCAAAACCTTCAATGCATTCGCCCCCTCGGGGATTAGAGCAGTTGAAGTTGGAGAGTGGATATGTTGCTAGAGATGATCAACATGTTAGACCAAGAAGGTCCACTGGACAGAGGCCTCATGAGCAAAGAGAGAAGAATAATGCTAGGAGATTGAGTTATGATCATGCTTATAGAGATATTATCCATGAAAGGAATTTGGCGACGACTAGGAAAAGTACAAAGACAGCAATTCATGAAGAAGAGTTAATAGATGGATGGCCAAAATGGTTGGTTGATAATATTCCAAGAGAAGCTTTGGCTGGTTTAGTCCCAAAAAGTGCTGATTCTTATGACAAAATTGACAAG GTAGGTTCAGGGACATATAGCAATGTGTATAGAGCGCGAGATAGGGATACAGGGAAGATTGTTGCCTTAAAGAAAGTTCGTTTTGATACATCAGAACCGGAGAGTATAAAGTTCATGGCTCGAGAGATTATGATCTTGCAGAAATTAGACCATCCTAATATCATAAAGCTTGAAGGACTGGCTACCTCCAGAATGCAATATAGTCTTTATATAGTTTTCGAATACATGCAGTCTGATCTTACTAGCATAATATCTCGGCCTGATATGAGACTTAGTGAAGCACAG ATAAAATGTTACATGCAGCAGCTGCTTGAAGGGCTGCAGCATTGCCACGAGAGGGGTATTTTGCACCGAGACATTAAAGGATCTAATTTGTTGATTGACAAAAATGGGATGCTAAAAATTGCAGATTTTGGACTTGCAAACTACTTCAATCCTGAAAAAAAGCGTTCTCTTACTAGTCGAGTTGTCACACTTTGGTACAGAGCTCCGGAACTACTACTAGGTGCTACAGATTATGGAATAGGTATCGATCTTTGGAGTGCTGGCTGCCTCATGGCTGAAATGTTTGCAGGCAGACCTATTCTACCTGGTCGCACCGAG GTGGAGCAGCTGCACAAGATATTCAAGCTTTGTGGTACACCTACTGAGGATTACTGGAGGAAAACAAAACTTTCAACTACCTTCAGACCACCATATACCTATAGGTCAAATAAGAAGGAAGCTTTCAGGCACTTTCCTGTATCTTCGTGGAGGCTTCTAAACGTTCTTCTTGCGTTAGATCCTGCAAATCGTGGTTCTGCAAGTTCAGCTGTCCAAGATGAG TTCTTTCGTACGAGCCCCTTGGCATGTGAACTCTCGGAGCTGCCTGTAGTGCATAAGGAGGATCCTGAGACAGTGTTAGTGCTTGAGAGGAGAAG GCACAAGATTCAACAACGCTCTCAATCACAAAAGGAAcgcaaaaagaaaataatagaagcGGAAGAAACAAAACCAGATAATGCTGGCTCTTACAAG GAGCCAAAAAAGAGTAGAGTTACAACGGTCTTTACCTTACTAGAGCCAGGAAgcactactactactacaacaAGCACATCCTCAAGCACTTCAAAGCCAACTGAGAAAGAAATCGAGACTCCACAGAGTTCTCCAAGAAGTACTGAATCTGATCCCAATGCCACTAGGAACATCAACAATAGACCTCCTTTGCCAAATGCTAGAAGAAGCAGAGCTAACAACAGCAAGAAGGATGCGATGAACAGATTGAGTCGCGTCCAAAGGTCTCAATCCACCAAAGATTTCCGAGATCTTGATCATAAAAAATTCCATAAGCTTCGTGACGTTGTTGAATAA